The window CGGCTACTTCACCCGTGATACCAAGGTTGGCGACAAGCTCTACAAGAAGGGGCAGCTCGTACCTTCGTTCGTGGCGCTCAAGGACGACGGCTCCACTTCTTCGCTGAACTGGCTGTATGCGGGCAGTTACACCGAAGAGGAGGGCAACAAGTCCAAGAAGCGGGATCTTAGCCAGACCCCCATGCAGGAAAAGATAGGTCTCTATCCGAATGTGGCATGGTGCTGGCCGGTGAACCGACGCATTCTGTACAACCGTGCATCCGTGGATGCCAACGGCAAGCCCTACAACCCCGCCAAGGCTGTTATCGAGTGGGATGGCGCCAAGTGGGTAGGTGACGTGCCGGACGGCGGTTGGCCGCCCATGGCAAGCGGTAAGGGCAAGTTGCCCTTCATCATGAGCAAGAACGGCTTCGGCCAGCTCTTCGGCCCCGGTCGTATGGACGGTCCCTTCTCTGAGCATTACGAGCCGGTCGAAACGCCCATTGCGTCCCATCCGTTCTCCAAGCAGCTGCACAGCCCCGTCTACAAGTTCGTTACCAGCGACATGGACGTGCTGGCAGAGCCTGCAGATCCCAGATTCCCCATCGTGTTGACGACCTACAGCCTCACAGAGCACTGGTGCGGCGGCGGTGAAACCAGAAACGTTCCCAACCTGCTGGAAACCGAACCTCAGCTCTATGTGGAAATGAGTCCTGAACTGGCAAAGGAAAAAGGCATCGCCAACGGCGATGGCGTGATTATCGAAAGTGCGCGCGGCAGAGTTGAAGCCATTGCCATGGTGACGGTGCGTATTCGGCCGTTCCTGGTGGAAGGCAAGACTGTCCATCTTGTGGGCATGCCCTTCTGCTTCGGCTGGACGACTCCCGGTACGGGCGATTCGACCAACCGTCTGACTCCCTCGGTAGGTGACCCCAACACCTCCATTCCGGAGTACAAGGCAAGCTGCGTCAATGTCCGCAAGGCCGACAAGCTCACCGAGATCGCAAAATAGGCGGCCCTTTTGGGGATGCCGCCAAGGAGCATGATCATGCCAAAGTCCTTTTTCATAGATACGACACGGTGCACGGCCTGCCGGGGTTGCCAGCTGGCCTGCAAGGAGTGGTTCGAGCTTCCGGCCAACAAGACCAAACAACTCGGAACACATCAGAATCCGCCGGATTTGAATCCCTACAACTATAAACTGGTTCGTTTCAGCGAACATCTGATCGGTGACAAGGTGGAGTGGTATTTCTTCCCCGACCAGTGCCGTCACTGTCTGAATCCTCCCTGTCAGGGGGCCGCAGACACCGTACTTGAAGGTGCAGTCATTCAGGATGATGCCACCGGAGCCGTCATATTCACCGAAAAATCTGCTCAGATATCCAAGGAGGATTTCGAGTACGTCCGCGAGTCCTGTCCTTACGAC is drawn from Desulfovibrio mangrovi and contains these coding sequences:
- a CDS encoding 4Fe-4S dicluster domain-containing protein produces the protein MPKSFFIDTTRCTACRGCQLACKEWFELPANKTKQLGTHQNPPDLNPYNYKLVRFSEHLIGDKVEWYFFPDQCRHCLNPPCQGAADTVLEGAVIQDDATGAVIFTEKSAQISKEDFEYVRESCPYDIPRRDEKTGRMTKCVMCIDRVQAGMLPACVKVCPTGTMNFGEREQMLAMAEKRLALVRKTHPNAMLADQHDVNVIYLLADAPERYHTHSVAQVAPMGRKQLFASLRKPRASAQGNTERS